The bacterium genome contains a region encoding:
- a CDS encoding exosortase/archaeosortase family protein has product MRIQTDRGKIFLILLVSLIIPVLLHRYFLWILSIYHRQPMYFYILLTPLISYLLFRHAQTSSPFKQEKNASGTFYFFVFLLSGFLIFLYGFFSGMYFFEGAALVVFAFSLCCLFYGIKKAKKVLFPCFFLIFLYPFEWRLSFLIHWINRLNAIIIGAFFGRLGMPVKLSLENYSVTVSDFTLILVERCSGLDTLIILLMFLSILPWICKFNLAQTLIWISSIPLFILISNILRILLFTIAGVTGMNCVQTESFDKILGTFFLVFLAVLFMCEKNCLKKCYNSS; this is encoded by the coding sequence ATGAGGATTCAGACTGACAGGGGGAAAATATTCCTGATATTACTGGTTTCTCTCATTATTCCGGTTCTATTGCATAGATATTTTTTATGGATACTGAGCATTTACCACCGGCAGCCTATGTATTTTTATATTTTACTTACACCTCTGATATCCTATCTTCTTTTCAGGCATGCTCAGACAAGCTCACCTTTTAAACAGGAGAAGAATGCCAGCGGTACATTTTATTTCTTTGTTTTTCTCCTATCAGGTTTTCTGATTTTCTTATATGGATTTTTTTCCGGAATGTATTTTTTTGAAGGGGCTGCACTCGTTGTTTTTGCGTTCAGTCTATGTTGTCTTTTTTATGGTATAAAGAAGGCAAAAAAAGTCCTTTTCCCATGTTTTTTTCTTATTTTTCTTTATCCTTTTGAATGGAGACTCTCTTTTTTGATTCACTGGATTAACCGTCTTAATGCAATTATCATTGGTGCTTTTTTTGGTCGGCTTGGTATGCCGGTTAAATTGTCGTTGGAAAATTATTCGGTAACAGTATCTGATTTCACGCTTATTCTTGTAGAACGTTGTTCAGGGCTGGATACGCTGATTATATTGCTAATGTTTTTATCAATTTTGCCGTGGATATGCAAATTTAATCTCGCACAAACATTGATATGGATATCCAGCATACCTCTATTCATTTTGATATCAAATATCTTGCGGATTTTATTGTTTACTATTGCAGGGGTAACAGGCATGAACTGTGTCCAAACTGAAAGTTTTGACAAGATTCTGGGAACGTTCTTTCTGGTTTTTCTTGCTGTGCTTTTTATGTGTGAGAAAAACTGTTTAAAAAAATGTTATAATAGCAGTTAA
- a CDS encoding DeoR/GlpR family DNA-binding transcription regulator produces MGLKFTERKKIILNILNAENKIEVVKLAGKLEVSEVTVRRDLSVMEGQGLLAKTYGGAVKLEQTLLETMYRDKVKKMPKEKEAIGKYAAELVRSGDVIFLDAGTTTVQIARNLKNRSNITVVTNSILVMLELRTSRNISTILLGGNCRAGSFDLSGPLAEKGIESFRADKALLGTDGMSVDGGVTTGDIYTAKMTELMCRLATEVIVVTDHTKIGKNSFSKYVDIKDIDKLITDKNADKTYLEKIRKIGVEVITV; encoded by the coding sequence ATGGGGCTTAAGTTTACAGAAAGAAAAAAAATAATACTGAATATCCTGAATGCAGAGAACAAGATTGAGGTTGTAAAACTTGCGGGTAAACTTGAAGTATCAGAGGTTACGGTAAGAAGAGACCTTTCAGTAATGGAGGGACAAGGCCTGCTTGCCAAGACATATGGCGGAGCGGTGAAGCTGGAACAGACACTTCTGGAGACTATGTATAGAGATAAAGTCAAAAAAATGCCTAAAGAAAAAGAGGCAATTGGTAAGTATGCAGCAGAACTTGTTAGAAGTGGAGACGTGATTTTTCTTGATGCTGGTACTACAACAGTGCAGATTGCAAGAAATCTTAAAAACAGGAGCAATATAACTGTAGTAACAAACTCTATACTTGTCATGTTAGAGCTCAGAACTTCTCGTAACATAAGTACAATACTATTGGGTGGTAATTGCAGAGCAGGGAGTTTTGATTTAAGCGGACCTCTTGCAGAAAAAGGCATAGAGAGTTTTCGTGCCGATAAAGCTCTTCTTGGAACTGATGGAATGAGCGTGGATGGAGGGGTAACCACAGGAGACATATATACTGCGAAAATGACAGAATTAATGTGCCGTCTTGCAACTGAGGTTATTGTTGTAACAGATCATACAAAGATTGGCAAAAACTCGTTTTCAAAATATGTAGATATTAAGGATATAGACAAATTAATAACAGATAAGAACGCTGATAAAACATATCTAGAGAAGATAAGAAAAATCGGGGTAGAAGTAATAACAGTATAG
- a CDS encoding DEAD/DEAH box helicase family protein produces MNEAETRAELIDPALKESGWGVVEGTKVLREYKITAGKIQTGGGRAKPLRADYVLVYQGRKLAVIEAKSDELVVGEGVAQAKNYAGMMHLDTTYASNGKDIYQICMKTGKEGLIAAFPSPDELWNKTFETQNQWRDKFNQVPFEDIGGTKKVRYYQEIAVNNAMSAIAEDKSRILLTLATGTGKTFIAFQIAWKLYQTRWNLKRDGSRRPRILFLADRNILADQAFNAFNAFSEDALVRIAPSEIRKKGRVPTNGSIFFTIFQTFMSGKDADGNSMPYFGEYPADYFDFIIIDECHRGGANDEGNWRGIMEHFSPAVQLGLTATPKRRDNVDTYKYFGDPVYIYSLKEGVNDGFLTPFKIKRIKTTIDDYIYTSDDQIVEGEIEEGKIYIETDFNRIIEIKEREAKRVRIFLDEINQSEKTIVFCATQDHALAVRDLVNQLKDSSDPHYCQRVTANDGALGEQYLREFQDNEKSVPTILTTSQKLSTGVDARNIRNIILMRPVNSMIEFKQIIGRGTRLFDGKEYFTIYDFVDAYHHFADPEWDGEPIEPEPKEPKEPKEPKDIISEPGPPYEAKKKIKIKLRDGKEREIQHMIATSFWNADGKPISAEEFLENLYGKLPRFFKDEEELRKIWSIPSTRKSFLKKLEKAGYGKNELSNLRKLINAEKSDLFDVLEYVSFNVKPITREERVINAKSNIFLGLDDKQKDFLDFVLSQYIETGVGELDQDKLPSLLELKYQSITDAAEALGGVESIKNTFIEFQKYLYQIKVA; encoded by the coding sequence ATGAACGAAGCTGAAACAAGAGCAGAACTCATTGACCCCGCACTAAAAGAAAGCGGCTGGGGTGTCGTGGAAGGCACAAAAGTTTTGCGGGAATACAAAATCACTGCCGGGAAAATCCAGACTGGCGGAGGTCGCGCTAAACCTTTGAGAGCTGATTATGTACTGGTATATCAGGGACGCAAACTTGCTGTCATTGAAGCTAAAAGCGATGAACTGGTCGTTGGCGAAGGCGTTGCCCAAGCTAAGAATTATGCTGGAATGATGCATCTTGATACGACTTATGCCAGTAACGGCAAAGATATTTACCAAATCTGCATGAAGACTGGCAAGGAAGGATTAATTGCTGCCTTCCCATCTCCAGACGAGTTGTGGAATAAGACTTTCGAAACTCAAAACCAATGGCGGGATAAATTTAATCAAGTTCCGTTTGAAGATATCGGCGGCACAAAAAAGGTGCGATACTATCAGGAAATTGCGGTCAATAACGCCATGTCCGCTATTGCCGAAGATAAGTCGCGCATATTACTTACTTTGGCGACAGGTACCGGCAAAACCTTTATTGCTTTTCAAATAGCGTGGAAACTTTATCAAACCCGTTGGAATTTAAAGCGTGACGGTTCAAGGAGACCCCGTATATTATTCCTTGCCGATAGAAACATTTTAGCAGACCAAGCTTTCAACGCTTTTAATGCTTTTTCTGAAGACGCACTGGTCAGAATTGCTCCAAGTGAAATTCGAAAGAAGGGCAGAGTTCCAACAAATGGAAGTATCTTCTTTACCATCTTCCAAACATTTATGAGTGGCAAAGATGCGGATGGTAATTCGATGCCTTATTTTGGTGAATATCCGGCTGATTATTTTGATTTTATCATTATTGATGAATGTCATCGTGGTGGTGCTAATGACGAAGGCAATTGGCGGGGTATTATGGAGCATTTTTCACCGGCTGTGCAATTAGGGTTGACAGCTACTCCCAAACGCAGAGATAACGTGGATACATATAAATATTTCGGTGATCCTGTTTATATCTATTCACTAAAAGAAGGTGTTAACGATGGATTCCTAACACCGTTTAAGATAAAGAGGATTAAGACGACGATTGATGATTATATCTATACGTCAGATGATCAGATTGTTGAAGGTGAAATAGAAGAAGGGAAAATTTATATAGAAACTGATTTTAACCGAATTATTGAGATCAAAGAACGTGAAGCCAAGCGGGTCAGAATTTTCTTAGATGAAATCAATCAAAGCGAAAAGACTATTGTTTTCTGTGCTACTCAGGATCACGCGTTGGCAGTTCGGGATTTGGTTAATCAACTCAAAGACAGTTCCGACCCCCACTATTGCCAGCGGGTAACGGCTAATGACGGCGCACTTGGGGAACAGTATTTGCGCGAGTTTCAGGACAACGAAAAAAGCGTCCCGACAATTCTTACTACCTCGCAAAAACTTTCTACTGGTGTGGATGCCCGCAATATCCGAAATATTATCTTGATGCGTCCGGTTAATTCAATGATCGAGTTTAAGCAGATTATAGGTCGTGGAACACGGTTATTTGACGGGAAAGAATATTTTACGATTTATGACTTTGTTGATGCGTATCATCATTTTGCTGATCCTGAATGGGATGGTGAACCGATAGAGCCGGAACCAAAAGAACCCAAAGAGCCGAAGGAGCCGAAAGATATTATCAGTGAACCTGGACCTCCATACGAAGCAAAGAAGAAGATTAAAATTAAATTACGCGATGGCAAAGAGCGGGAAATCCAGCATATGATTGCCACATCTTTTTGGAACGCTGATGGCAAACCTATATCAGCCGAAGAATTTCTGGAAAATCTTTACGGTAAATTGCCTAGATTTTTTAAAGATGAGGAAGAACTACGCAAAATTTGGTCTATTCCGTCAACTCGAAAGTCTTTTCTGAAAAAATTAGAAAAAGCAGGTTACGGCAAAAATGAATTAAGCAATCTGCGAAAGTTGATTAATGCAGAAAAAAGCGATTTGTTTGATGTGCTTGAATATGTGTCGTTCAATGTTAAACCCATTACCAGAGAAGAACGAGTAATAAACGCAAAATCAAATATCTTCTTAGGGCTTGATGATAAACAAAAAGATTTTCTGGATTTTGTTTTGTCTCAATATATTGAAACTGGTGTCGGCGAACTTGACCAAGATAAATTACCGAGCTTGCTTGAATTAAAGTATCAATCAATAACTGATGCGGCAGAAGCGCTTGGTGGTGTTGAATCAATAAAGAATACATTTATTGAGTTCCAAAAATATTTGTACCAGATTAAAGTGGCGTAA
- a CDS encoding aspartate aminotransferase family protein, which produces MEMYNKDWAKIDLSKVPDVKVTPPGPQSKKWHERCTKYFKGLSSQVKLFPVVFESGKGCVLTDVDGNKYIDFSSGIYVTTLGHCHPKITEAIQKYAGTLQNAHDFTTPIKTQLMEKLAEILPGDLNGFQLYDSGTTAVEAGLRVCRAATKQHEMISCFYDYHGKTYGGVSLGHIRSAVYGPTRAPGFHMVPRPDPYHPHWTKDDGTIDTDRYIEFYEEYLDKGTAHQVAAFVLEPIQGWGGSVIPPDDFFPKMRKFCDKHKILLMCDEVLTSMGRTGKWLCTEHWDVVPDVVMLGKGFGNGFPVTCVAVREPYKESFESISASSSYGGNPMACAAALACIEVIEEENLLEQSTHLGKIALKRMEKMKDERSIVGNVRAKGCLMGIELVKDKNTKEPFEEAGKLVYQKAFRKGLAWIPAGHILRMSPPIIMEDEVLLKGMDIIDEAIFEVEKELGY; this is translated from the coding sequence ATGGAAATGTACAATAAAGACTGGGCAAAAATAGATTTAAGTAAAGTTCCTGATGTAAAAGTAACTCCCCCTGGACCTCAATCCAAAAAGTGGCATGAGCGGTGCACAAAGTATTTCAAAGGGTTAAGCAGTCAGGTGAAACTTTTTCCGGTTGTTTTTGAGTCTGGTAAAGGTTGTGTTTTGACAGATGTAGACGGTAATAAATACATAGATTTTTCCTCAGGTATTTATGTTACCACATTAGGACATTGCCATCCAAAAATTACAGAAGCCATCCAAAAATATGCAGGTACGCTTCAAAATGCGCATGATTTCACCACCCCGATAAAAACACAGTTAATGGAAAAATTGGCAGAAATTTTGCCCGGCGATTTGAACGGATTTCAATTGTACGATTCAGGAACCACAGCAGTTGAAGCAGGATTGCGTGTATGCCGCGCTGCTACTAAACAGCATGAAATGATTTCCTGCTTCTATGATTATCACGGAAAAACTTATGGCGGCGTATCATTGGGACACATTCGTTCTGCAGTGTACGGACCTACAAGAGCGCCGGGATTCCATATGGTCCCGCGGCCTGACCCATATCATCCTCACTGGACCAAGGATGACGGGACAATTGATACTGATAGATATATTGAATTTTATGAAGAGTATTTAGATAAAGGTACAGCGCATCAGGTAGCCGCCTTTGTTCTGGAACCGATTCAAGGCTGGGGCGGTTCAGTAATACCTCCTGATGATTTCTTTCCAAAAATGAGAAAATTTTGTGATAAGCATAAAATCTTACTAATGTGCGATGAGGTACTCACCAGTATGGGGCGTACAGGGAAATGGCTTTGCACTGAACATTGGGACGTTGTGCCGGATGTAGTAATGCTTGGTAAAGGTTTTGGCAATGGTTTTCCAGTAACATGTGTAGCAGTACGTGAACCTTACAAAGAATCATTTGAATCAATTTCAGCTTCCAGCAGTTATGGAGGAAATCCGATGGCATGCGCAGCTGCACTTGCATGTATTGAGGTTATAGAAGAAGAAAACCTGCTTGAACAGTCTACGCATCTGGGTAAAATAGCGTTAAAACGTATGGAAAAGATGAAGGATGAGCGTTCCATTGTGGGTAACGTGCGGGCAAAGGGGTGTCTTATGGGTATAGAGCTTGTAAAGGATAAAAATACCAAAGAACCTTTTGAAGAAGCGGGAAAACTGGTTTATCAAAAAGCCTTTAGAAAAGGGCTTGCATGGATTCCAGCAGGACATATCTTGCGTATGAGTCCTCCTATTATTATGGAAGATGAAGTTCTTCTCAAGGGCATGGACATTATTGATGAAGCCATTTTTGAAGTGGAGAAGGAACTGGGATATTAA
- a CDS encoding uroporphyrinogen decarboxylase family protein: MRKPDKNRYLVALKHIESEEICFQESEIESSVVSKILGRPVPMNLRSYELPVKDYIELNLKCGNDMIFLANVWELGRKNVFDSQGRKQYVDGTIKTRADLKQIKFPCLDIIKKSIEELLEGIEGTGLGLIYTPNQTAFIVTTAIGYQDYYMYMITDPEFIHDFQKMVNDFCISELELALSYPIDVIQVGSVICSKEGPMFSREMIEEFEYPGLRQRVELAKNKELPVSIHFDGNGMSLISDFIEMGIDVLNPIEPCDGKQDIYKIKEMYGNKIALHGNIDLSGVLAFGTPEDVEKDVIEHIERLAVGGGYICASSHNITEAVPLENFYAMRDTVLRYRFKRK; the protein is encoded by the coding sequence TTGAGAAAACCTGATAAAAATCGCTATCTTGTCGCTCTGAAGCATATTGAATCAGAGGAGATTTGTTTTCAGGAAAGCGAAATAGAATCTTCAGTAGTCAGCAAAATTTTGGGACGTCCTGTTCCGATGAACCTTCGTTCTTACGAACTTCCGGTTAAGGATTATATTGAGCTAAATTTGAAGTGTGGAAATGACATGATTTTTCTGGCAAACGTCTGGGAACTTGGCCGCAAGAACGTCTTTGATTCCCAGGGACGGAAGCAATATGTTGACGGTACCATAAAGACCCGTGCAGACTTGAAACAGATAAAGTTTCCCTGTTTGGACATTATTAAAAAATCTATTGAAGAATTACTGGAAGGTATCGAGGGGACAGGTCTTGGGTTGATATATACTCCCAACCAGACGGCATTTATTGTTACTACTGCTATCGGTTATCAAGACTACTATATGTATATGATTACTGATCCTGAATTCATTCATGATTTTCAGAAAATGGTAAATGATTTCTGCATAAGCGAATTGGAACTGGCACTTAGTTATCCCATAGATGTGATACAAGTAGGGTCTGTAATTTGCAGCAAGGAAGGTCCAATGTTTTCAAGAGAAATGATTGAGGAGTTTGAATACCCGGGCCTGCGCCAAAGAGTTGAATTAGCAAAAAATAAAGAACTTCCTGTAAGCATCCATTTTGATGGGAACGGGATGTCTCTAATCTCGGATTTTATAGAAATGGGAATAGATGTACTTAACCCTATTGAGCCCTGTGATGGCAAGCAAGATATCTATAAAATCAAGGAAATGTATGGGAATAAGATTGCCTTGCACGGTAACATTGACCTTTCCGGCGTTCTAGCCTTCGGAACGCCGGAGGACGTAGAAAAGGATGTAATTGAACACATTGAAAGACTTGCTGTTGGCGGTGGATATATCTGCGCATCCAGTCATAATATAACCGAAGCTGTGCCTCTGGAAAATTTCTATGCGATGAGAGATACTGTACTTCGTTACAGGTTTAAAAGGAAGTAA
- the mnmG gene encoding tRNA uridine-5-carboxymethylaminomethyl(34) synthesis enzyme MnmG, whose amino-acid sequence MKTNKVNRRRKMKYDVIVVGAGHAGCEAALASARMGAKTLLITMNKDNIGFMSCNPAIGGIGKGQLVKEIDALGGEMAKAADYAGIQFRQLNSSKGPAVRSSRAQIDRKKYKFYMSNVVNKQKNLDVTEGQVIGLVVKNMSVIGVKTSSGNILSKAVVITPGTFLNGLLHVGLKHFPGGRMGEKAATKLSDSLKDLGFKLLRFKTGTCPRLDGRTIDFSGLQIQEGDKKPIPFSFSTRRITRKQVPCYLTYTNQRTHEIIRSGLSKSPLFTGVIHGTGVRYCPSIEDKIVKFADKSRHQIFLEPEGLDTFEFYPNGLATSLPEDIQMDFLHSIKGLEKAKPTHMGYGIEHDVIDSRQVYPTLETKPISNLYLAGQINGTTGYEEAAAQGLVAGVNAVLKMKGKAPLILDRSTSYIGVLLDDLVTKGTNEPYRMFTSRVEHRLVIREDNADLRLRKIGYEAGLVSKDDFDKTTEKQRKIEQGLKYLRREKISPSTVPSIKKTISLEEFLRRPEVSINTFKIDLPDDVLTQMEIEVKYAGFIQRQVRDIRKFKDLERIRIPIDLDYADVHGLSKEIKEKLEKFQPVSLGQANRISGVTPAAIMILMVFLKKAK is encoded by the coding sequence ATGAAAACGAATAAAGTAAATAGGCGTAGAAAGATGAAATATGATGTGATTGTTGTTGGTGCGGGACATGCAGGGTGCGAGGCGGCTCTGGCAAGTGCGAGAATGGGTGCGAAGACATTACTCATCACAATGAATAAAGATAATATTGGGTTTATGTCCTGCAATCCTGCAATTGGCGGAATAGGCAAGGGGCAGCTTGTTAAGGAAATAGATGCTCTTGGCGGTGAAATGGCAAAGGCTGCTGATTATGCAGGCATACAGTTTCGCCAGCTCAATTCTTCAAAAGGCCCTGCAGTACGTTCCTCGCGCGCACAAATAGATAGAAAAAAATACAAGTTTTACATGAGTAACGTTGTAAATAAGCAGAAAAATCTGGATGTAACAGAGGGACAGGTTATAGGATTAGTTGTAAAAAATATGTCTGTTATCGGAGTGAAAACCAGTTCAGGGAACATTCTCTCTAAAGCAGTGGTTATTACTCCCGGCACATTCTTGAATGGGCTGCTTCATGTAGGGCTTAAACATTTTCCAGGCGGCAGAATGGGAGAAAAAGCAGCAACAAAACTTTCGGATTCCTTAAAGGATTTAGGATTTAAACTTCTTCGTTTTAAAACAGGAACCTGTCCAAGATTGGATGGAAGAACAATTGATTTTTCAGGGCTCCAGATTCAGGAGGGAGATAAAAAGCCAATACCGTTTTCTTTTTCTACAAGACGTATAACCAGGAAGCAAGTCCCTTGCTATCTTACCTATACTAATCAAAGGACGCATGAGATTATTCGTTCCGGGCTGAGTAAGTCGCCTCTGTTCACCGGTGTAATTCATGGCACAGGAGTGCGATACTGCCCTTCAATTGAAGACAAAATAGTAAAGTTTGCTGATAAAAGTCGTCACCAGATATTTCTTGAGCCGGAGGGATTGGATACGTTTGAATTCTATCCTAACGGGCTTGCTACAAGTCTGCCGGAAGATATTCAGATGGATTTTTTACACTCAATCAAAGGATTGGAAAAGGCAAAGCCCACACATATGGGTTATGGAATAGAGCATGATGTTATCGATTCCAGACAGGTTTATCCTACTCTGGAGACAAAACCAATTAGTAATTTATATCTGGCAGGACAGATTAATGGTACTACAGGATATGAGGAAGCTGCAGCACAGGGATTGGTTGCAGGAGTAAATGCTGTGTTAAAAATGAAGGGAAAAGCTCCTCTTATACTGGATCGTTCTACCAGTTATATTGGTGTGCTGCTTGATGATCTTGTAACAAAGGGTACGAATGAGCCATACAGGATGTTTACTTCGCGCGTTGAGCACCGCCTCGTTATTCGTGAAGATAATGCAGATTTACGGTTAAGAAAAATTGGATATGAAGCAGGCCTTGTTTCAAAGGATGATTTTGATAAAACTACTGAGAAGCAGAGAAAAATTGAGCAGGGATTAAAATATTTAAGAAGAGAGAAAATAAGCCCTTCCACTGTTCCTTCTATTAAAAAAACTATTTCTCTGGAGGAATTTCTCAGACGTCCGGAAGTTAGCATTAATACTTTCAAGATTGACTTGCCTGATGATGTGCTGACTCAAATGGAGATAGAGGTCAAATATGCCGGTTTTATTCAGAGACAGGTCAGAGATATAAGGAAATTTAAGGATCTTGAGAGGATAAGGATTCCCATAGATTTAGACTACGCAGATGTTCATGGATTATCAAAAGAGATTAAGGAAAAGTTGGAAAAATTCCAGCCTGTATCATTGGGTCAGGCGAATCGCATTTCTGGCGTAACCCCTGCAGCGATCATGATTCTAATGGTGTTCCTGAAGAAAGCTAAGTAA